The Parus major isolate Abel chromosome 5, Parus_major1.1, whole genome shotgun sequence genome contains a region encoding:
- the ARHGAP5 gene encoding rho GTPase-activating protein 5 isoform X2, translated as MMAKNKEPRPPSYAVSVVGLSGTEKDKGNCGVGKSCLCNRFVRSKADEYYPEHTSVLSTIDFGGRVVNNDHFLYWGDVTQSGEDGIECRIHVIEQTEFIDDQTFLPHRSTNLQPYIKRAAASKLQSAEKLMYICTDQLGLEQDFEQKQMPEGKLNIDGFLLCIDVSQGCNRKFDDQLKFVNNLYIQLSKSKKPIIIAATKCDECVDHYLREVQAFASNKKNLVVVETSARFNVNVETCFTALVQMMDKTRGKPKIIPYLDAYKTQRQLVVTATDKFEKLVQTVRDYHATWKTVSNKLKNHPDYEEYINLEGTKKAKNTFSKHIEQLKQEHIRKRKEEYINALPRALNTLLSNLDEIELLSWSEALKVMEKRPDFQSYFVVLEKIPWDETDHIDKVNDRRIPFDLLSTLEAEKVYQNHVQHLISEKRRVEMKEKFKKTLEKIQFISPGQPWEEVICFVVEDEAFKYITDADSKEVYGRHQREIVEKAKEEFQEMLFEHSELFYDLDLNATPSTDKMSEIHAVLSEEPRYKALQKLAPDRESLLLKHIGFVYHPTKETCLSGQNCMDIKVEELLANSLLQLDHGRSNLYHDSANIDKINLFILGKDGLAQELANEIRTQSTDDEYALDGKIYELDLRPVDAKSPYLLTQLWTSAFKPHGCFCVFNSIESLTFIGECIAKIRAEASQIRRDKYMANLSFTLILANQRDSVSKNLPILRHQGQQLANKLQCPFVDVPAGTYPRKFNEAQIKQALRGVLEAVKHNFDVVSPVPTIKDLSEADLRIVMCAMCGDPFSVDLILSPFLDSHSCSAAQAGQNNSLMLDKIIGEKRRRIQITILSYHSSIGVRKDELVHGYILVYSAKRKASMGMLRAFLSEVQDTIPVQLVAVTDSQADFFENEAIKELMTEGEHIATEITAKFTALYSLSQYHRQTEVFTLFFSDVLEKKNMIESSYMSDSTRESTHTSEDVFPRSPRGGSLDYNYPDSEDDAEGPPPYSPIGDDVRLLPAPSDRSKYRLDLEGNEYPVHSTPINCHDHERNHKVPPPIKPKPLVPRTNVKKLDPNLLKTIEAGIGKNPRRQPSRVTAAPPEDTDPSDNYAEPIDTIYKHKGFADDIYAVPEDSQNRIIKVQNSIVINTQGEEENGFSDRVSKSHGERRPSKYKYKSKTLFSKAKSYYRRTHSDASDDEAFTTSKTKWKGRHRGSEEDPLLSPVETWKGGIDNPAITSDQELDDKKMKKKPHKVKEDKKPKKKTKTFNPPIRRNWESNYFGMPLQDLVTPEKPIPLFVEKCVQFIEDTGLCTEGLYRVSGNKTDQDNIQKQFDQDHNISLESMGVTVNAVAGALKAFFADLPDPLVPYSLHQELLETSRLVSNIRPTL; from the exons ATGATGGCAAAAAACAAAGAGCCACGCCCCCCATCTTATGCTGTTAGTGTTGTTGGACTGTCTGGAACTGAAAAGGATAAAGGCAATTGTGGAGTTGGAAAGTCATGTTTGTGCAATAGATTCGTTCGTTCAAAAGCAGATGAATATTATCCTGAGCATACCTCTGTGCTTAGCACAATTGACTTTGGAGGAAGAGTTGTTAACAATGATCACTTTTTGTACTGGGGTGACGTAACACAAAGTGGTGAGGATGGAATTGAGTGCAGAATTCATGTAATTGAGCAGACTGAGTTCATTGATGATCAGACTTTCTTGCCTCATCGGAGTACAAATTTACAACCGTACATAAAACGTGCAGCTGCCTCCAAACTGCAGTCCGCAGAAAAACTAATGTACATTTGCACAGATCAGCTAGGCTTGGAGCAAGACTTTGAGCAAAAACAAATGCCTGAAGGGAAATTAAACATAGATGGATTTTTATTGTGCATTGATGTAAGCCAAGGATGCAATAGGAAGTTTGATGATCAACTTAAATTTGTGAATAATCTTTATATCCAGCTCTCAAAATCTAAAAAACCCATAATAATAGCAGCAACAAAATGTGATGAATGTGTGGATCATTATCTGCGAGAGGTTCAGGCCTTTGCTTCAAATAAGAAGAACCTTGTGGTCGTGGAAACATCGGCAAGATTCAATGTCAATGTTGAAACATGTTTTACTGCACTGGTACAAATGATGGATAAAACTCGTGGTAAACCTAAAATAATCCCCTATCTGGATGCCTATAAAACTCAAAGACAGTTAGTTGTTACGGCAACAGATAAGTTTGAAAAACTTGTCCAAACTGTGAGAGACTATCATGCAACTTGGAAAACTGTTAGTAACAAACTGAAAAACCACCCTGATTATGAGGAGTATATAAATTTGGAAGGAACAAAAAAGgccaaaaatacattttcaaaacacataGAGCAACTTAAACAGGAACAtattagaaagagaaaagaagaatacATTAATGCATTGCCAAGAGCTCTTAATACTCTTCTATCAAATCTTGATGAGATTGAACTTCTGAGCTGGTCAGAAGCCTTGAAGGTAATGGAGAAAAGGCCTGACTTCCAGTCCTATTTTGTAGTGCTTGAAAAAATACCCTGGGATGAAACTGACCACATAGATAAAGTGAATGACAGAAGGATTCCATTTGACCTTCTCAGTACCCTAGAGGCAGAAAAAGTTTATCAAAACCATGTGCAGCATCTTATATCTGAAAAAAGGAGGGttgaaatgaaagagaaattcaaaAAAACTCTTGAGAAAATCCAATTCATTTCACCCGGACAGCCGTGGGAAGAAGTTATATGTTTTGTGGTAGAGGATGAAGCATTCAAATACATCACTGATGCAGATAGTAAGGAAGTGTATGGTAGGCATCAGAGGGAGATTGTTGAAAAAGCCAAAGAGGAGtttcaggaaatgctttttgaaCATTCAGAGCTATTTTATGATCTGGATCTTAATGCAACACCAAGTACAGATAAAATGAGTGAAATTCATGCAGTTCTGAGTGAAGAACCTAGATACAAAGCTTTACAGAAACTTGCACCTGATAGAGAATCTCTTCTGCTCAAACACATAGGATTTGTTTATCACCCAACTAAAGAAACTTGTCTCAGTGGCCAAAATTGCATGGACATAAAAGTAGAAGAGTTGCTTGCCAACAGTCTTCTGCAACTAGACCATGGACGTTCAAATTTATACCACGATAGTGCCAACATTGATAAAATCAATCTTTTCATTTTGGGCAAAGATGGCCTTGCACAAGAATTGGCAAATGAGATTCGGACACAATCCACTGATGATGAATATGCATTAGATGGAAAAATATATGAACTAGATCTTAGGCCAGTTGATGCCAAATCCCCGTACTTGCTGACTCAGTTGTGGACCTCAGCCTTCAAACCACATGGTTGTTTCTGCGTGTTTAATTCTATTGAATCACTGACTTTTATTGGGGAGTGCATTGCTAAAATAAGGGCTGAAGCATCTCAGATAAGGAGAGACAAGTATATGGCTAATCTTTCATTTACATTAATATTGGCTAACCAGAGGGACAGTGTTAGCAAGAATCTACCTATTCTGAGGCATCAGGGACAGCAATTGGCTAACAAGTTACAGTGTCCTTTTGTAGATGTGCCTGCTGGCACATACCCACGCAAATTTAATGAGGCCCAAATAAAACAAGCTCTGAGGGGAGTACTGGAAGCAGTTAAACACAATTTTGATGTTGTAAGTCCAGTTCCCACCATTAAAGATCTGTCAGAAGCTGACTTAAGGATTGTCATGTGTGCTATGTGTGGCGATCCTTTCAGTGTGGATCTtattctttcccctttccttgaTTCTCACTCCTGTAGCGCTGCTCAGGCTGGCCAGAATAATTCTTTGATGCTAGATAAAATAATAGGTGAAAAGAGACGTCGAATACAGATAACTATATTATCATATCATTCTTCAATTGGTGTACGGAAAGATGAACTTGTTCATGGATATATACTGGTCTATTCTGCAAAGCGAAAGGCATCCATGGGAATGCTTCGCgcatttctttctgaagttcAGGATACGATTCCTGTCCAGTTGGTGGCTGTTACTGATAGCCAGGCAGACTTCTTCGAGAATGAAGCAATCAAGGAACTCATGACTGAAGGAGAGCACATAGCAACAGAAATTACTGCTAAGTTTACAGCTTTATATTCATTATCTCAATATCATCGTCAAACTGAGGTTTTCACATTGTTCTTCAGTGATGtattagagaagaaaaacatgattGAAAGTTCCTACATGTCAGACAGCACGAGGGAATCAACGCACACAAGTGAAGATGTTTTTCCAAGATCTCCGAGAGGAGGTTCCCTTGACTATAATTACCCAGATTCAGAGGATGATGCCGAAGGACCACCGCCTTACAGTCCAATTGGTGATGATGTAAGGTTACTTCCAGCACCTAGTGATCGCTCAAAGTACCGACTGGATTTGGAAGGAAATGAGTATCCTGTTCACAGTACACCGATCAATTGTCATGACCATGAACGCAACCATAAAGTGCCTCCTCCAATAAAACCGAAACCACTTGTTCCAAGAACAAATGTCAAAAAACTGGATCCTAACCTCCTGAAAACAATTGAGGCAGGTATTGGCAAAAACCCCAGGAGACAGCCTTCTCGAGTGACTGCGGCACCACCAGAAGATACAGACCCATCTGACAACTATGCTGAACCTATTGACACGATTTACAAGCATAAAGGCTTTGCAGATGATATCTATGCGGTTCCAGAGGATAGTCAGAATCGTATTATTAAAGTTCAGAACTCAATTGTTATAAATACCCAAggtgaggaagaaaatggattttctgatAGAGTTTCCAAAAGTCATGGGGAAAGAAGGCCTTCAAAATACAAGTACAAGTCTAAGACACTGTTCAGCAAAGCCAAGTCTTACTATAGGAGAACACATTCAGATGCGAGTGATGATGAGGCTTTTACCACCTCTAAAACTAAATGGAAAGGAAGACATCGTGGAAGTGAAGAAGACCCACTTCTTTCACCTGTTGAAACATGGAAGGGTGGCATAGATAATCCTGCTATTACATCGGATCAAGAATTagatgacaaaaaaatgaaaaagaaaccccacaaaGTAAAAGAAGATAAGAAG CCgaaaaagaaaactaagacATTCAATCCTCCAATCCGTAGAAACTGGGAAAGTAATTACTTTGGGATGCCCCTACAAGATTTGGTTACACCTGAGAAACCAATACCTCTGTTTGTTGAAAAATGTGTGCAATTCATTGAAGATACAG GATTATGTACTGAAGGCCTGTACCGTGTTAGTGGGAATAAAACAGATCAAGACAACATTCAAAAACAGTTTGATCAAG atcATAATATCAGTCTAGAATCAATGGGAGTAACAGTGAATGCTGTGGCTGGGgctctgaaagctttttttgCAGATCTGCCAGATCCGTTAGTTCCTTACTCATTGCATCAAGAGTTGTTAGAAACATCAA GGTTAGTCAGCAATATAAGACCAACCTTATGA
- the ARHGAP5 gene encoding rho GTPase-activating protein 5 isoform X1 → MMAKNKEPRPPSYAVSVVGLSGTEKDKGNCGVGKSCLCNRFVRSKADEYYPEHTSVLSTIDFGGRVVNNDHFLYWGDVTQSGEDGIECRIHVIEQTEFIDDQTFLPHRSTNLQPYIKRAAASKLQSAEKLMYICTDQLGLEQDFEQKQMPEGKLNIDGFLLCIDVSQGCNRKFDDQLKFVNNLYIQLSKSKKPIIIAATKCDECVDHYLREVQAFASNKKNLVVVETSARFNVNVETCFTALVQMMDKTRGKPKIIPYLDAYKTQRQLVVTATDKFEKLVQTVRDYHATWKTVSNKLKNHPDYEEYINLEGTKKAKNTFSKHIEQLKQEHIRKRKEEYINALPRALNTLLSNLDEIELLSWSEALKVMEKRPDFQSYFVVLEKIPWDETDHIDKVNDRRIPFDLLSTLEAEKVYQNHVQHLISEKRRVEMKEKFKKTLEKIQFISPGQPWEEVICFVVEDEAFKYITDADSKEVYGRHQREIVEKAKEEFQEMLFEHSELFYDLDLNATPSTDKMSEIHAVLSEEPRYKALQKLAPDRESLLLKHIGFVYHPTKETCLSGQNCMDIKVEELLANSLLQLDHGRSNLYHDSANIDKINLFILGKDGLAQELANEIRTQSTDDEYALDGKIYELDLRPVDAKSPYLLTQLWTSAFKPHGCFCVFNSIESLTFIGECIAKIRAEASQIRRDKYMANLSFTLILANQRDSVSKNLPILRHQGQQLANKLQCPFVDVPAGTYPRKFNEAQIKQALRGVLEAVKHNFDVVSPVPTIKDLSEADLRIVMCAMCGDPFSVDLILSPFLDSHSCSAAQAGQNNSLMLDKIIGEKRRRIQITILSYHSSIGVRKDELVHGYILVYSAKRKASMGMLRAFLSEVQDTIPVQLVAVTDSQADFFENEAIKELMTEGEHIATEITAKFTALYSLSQYHRQTEVFTLFFSDVLEKKNMIESSYMSDSTRESTHTSEDVFPRSPRGGSLDYNYPDSEDDAEGPPPYSPIGDDVRLLPAPSDRSKYRLDLEGNEYPVHSTPINCHDHERNHKVPPPIKPKPLVPRTNVKKLDPNLLKTIEAGIGKNPRRQPSRVTAAPPEDTDPSDNYAEPIDTIYKHKGFADDIYAVPEDSQNRIIKVQNSIVINTQGEEENGFSDRVSKSHGERRPSKYKYKSKTLFSKAKSYYRRTHSDASDDEAFTTSKTKWKGRHRGSEEDPLLSPVETWKGGIDNPAITSDQELDDKKMKKKPHKVKEDKKPKKKTKTFNPPIRRNWESNYFGMPLQDLVTPEKPIPLFVEKCVQFIEDTGLCTEGLYRVSGNKTDQDNIQKQFDQDHNISLESMGVTVNAVAGALKAFFADLPDPLVPYSLHQELLETSKIMDKTERLHELKEIVKKFHPVNYDVFRYIITHLNRVSQQYKTNLMTADNLSICFWPTLMRPDFENRELLSTTKIHQSVIETFIQQCQFFFYNGEIVEAPNPVACQPPPSNPVQMVEPMVPLQLPPPLQPQLIQSQLPADPLGII, encoded by the exons ATGATGGCAAAAAACAAAGAGCCACGCCCCCCATCTTATGCTGTTAGTGTTGTTGGACTGTCTGGAACTGAAAAGGATAAAGGCAATTGTGGAGTTGGAAAGTCATGTTTGTGCAATAGATTCGTTCGTTCAAAAGCAGATGAATATTATCCTGAGCATACCTCTGTGCTTAGCACAATTGACTTTGGAGGAAGAGTTGTTAACAATGATCACTTTTTGTACTGGGGTGACGTAACACAAAGTGGTGAGGATGGAATTGAGTGCAGAATTCATGTAATTGAGCAGACTGAGTTCATTGATGATCAGACTTTCTTGCCTCATCGGAGTACAAATTTACAACCGTACATAAAACGTGCAGCTGCCTCCAAACTGCAGTCCGCAGAAAAACTAATGTACATTTGCACAGATCAGCTAGGCTTGGAGCAAGACTTTGAGCAAAAACAAATGCCTGAAGGGAAATTAAACATAGATGGATTTTTATTGTGCATTGATGTAAGCCAAGGATGCAATAGGAAGTTTGATGATCAACTTAAATTTGTGAATAATCTTTATATCCAGCTCTCAAAATCTAAAAAACCCATAATAATAGCAGCAACAAAATGTGATGAATGTGTGGATCATTATCTGCGAGAGGTTCAGGCCTTTGCTTCAAATAAGAAGAACCTTGTGGTCGTGGAAACATCGGCAAGATTCAATGTCAATGTTGAAACATGTTTTACTGCACTGGTACAAATGATGGATAAAACTCGTGGTAAACCTAAAATAATCCCCTATCTGGATGCCTATAAAACTCAAAGACAGTTAGTTGTTACGGCAACAGATAAGTTTGAAAAACTTGTCCAAACTGTGAGAGACTATCATGCAACTTGGAAAACTGTTAGTAACAAACTGAAAAACCACCCTGATTATGAGGAGTATATAAATTTGGAAGGAACAAAAAAGgccaaaaatacattttcaaaacacataGAGCAACTTAAACAGGAACAtattagaaagagaaaagaagaatacATTAATGCATTGCCAAGAGCTCTTAATACTCTTCTATCAAATCTTGATGAGATTGAACTTCTGAGCTGGTCAGAAGCCTTGAAGGTAATGGAGAAAAGGCCTGACTTCCAGTCCTATTTTGTAGTGCTTGAAAAAATACCCTGGGATGAAACTGACCACATAGATAAAGTGAATGACAGAAGGATTCCATTTGACCTTCTCAGTACCCTAGAGGCAGAAAAAGTTTATCAAAACCATGTGCAGCATCTTATATCTGAAAAAAGGAGGGttgaaatgaaagagaaattcaaaAAAACTCTTGAGAAAATCCAATTCATTTCACCCGGACAGCCGTGGGAAGAAGTTATATGTTTTGTGGTAGAGGATGAAGCATTCAAATACATCACTGATGCAGATAGTAAGGAAGTGTATGGTAGGCATCAGAGGGAGATTGTTGAAAAAGCCAAAGAGGAGtttcaggaaatgctttttgaaCATTCAGAGCTATTTTATGATCTGGATCTTAATGCAACACCAAGTACAGATAAAATGAGTGAAATTCATGCAGTTCTGAGTGAAGAACCTAGATACAAAGCTTTACAGAAACTTGCACCTGATAGAGAATCTCTTCTGCTCAAACACATAGGATTTGTTTATCACCCAACTAAAGAAACTTGTCTCAGTGGCCAAAATTGCATGGACATAAAAGTAGAAGAGTTGCTTGCCAACAGTCTTCTGCAACTAGACCATGGACGTTCAAATTTATACCACGATAGTGCCAACATTGATAAAATCAATCTTTTCATTTTGGGCAAAGATGGCCTTGCACAAGAATTGGCAAATGAGATTCGGACACAATCCACTGATGATGAATATGCATTAGATGGAAAAATATATGAACTAGATCTTAGGCCAGTTGATGCCAAATCCCCGTACTTGCTGACTCAGTTGTGGACCTCAGCCTTCAAACCACATGGTTGTTTCTGCGTGTTTAATTCTATTGAATCACTGACTTTTATTGGGGAGTGCATTGCTAAAATAAGGGCTGAAGCATCTCAGATAAGGAGAGACAAGTATATGGCTAATCTTTCATTTACATTAATATTGGCTAACCAGAGGGACAGTGTTAGCAAGAATCTACCTATTCTGAGGCATCAGGGACAGCAATTGGCTAACAAGTTACAGTGTCCTTTTGTAGATGTGCCTGCTGGCACATACCCACGCAAATTTAATGAGGCCCAAATAAAACAAGCTCTGAGGGGAGTACTGGAAGCAGTTAAACACAATTTTGATGTTGTAAGTCCAGTTCCCACCATTAAAGATCTGTCAGAAGCTGACTTAAGGATTGTCATGTGTGCTATGTGTGGCGATCCTTTCAGTGTGGATCTtattctttcccctttccttgaTTCTCACTCCTGTAGCGCTGCTCAGGCTGGCCAGAATAATTCTTTGATGCTAGATAAAATAATAGGTGAAAAGAGACGTCGAATACAGATAACTATATTATCATATCATTCTTCAATTGGTGTACGGAAAGATGAACTTGTTCATGGATATATACTGGTCTATTCTGCAAAGCGAAAGGCATCCATGGGAATGCTTCGCgcatttctttctgaagttcAGGATACGATTCCTGTCCAGTTGGTGGCTGTTACTGATAGCCAGGCAGACTTCTTCGAGAATGAAGCAATCAAGGAACTCATGACTGAAGGAGAGCACATAGCAACAGAAATTACTGCTAAGTTTACAGCTTTATATTCATTATCTCAATATCATCGTCAAACTGAGGTTTTCACATTGTTCTTCAGTGATGtattagagaagaaaaacatgattGAAAGTTCCTACATGTCAGACAGCACGAGGGAATCAACGCACACAAGTGAAGATGTTTTTCCAAGATCTCCGAGAGGAGGTTCCCTTGACTATAATTACCCAGATTCAGAGGATGATGCCGAAGGACCACCGCCTTACAGTCCAATTGGTGATGATGTAAGGTTACTTCCAGCACCTAGTGATCGCTCAAAGTACCGACTGGATTTGGAAGGAAATGAGTATCCTGTTCACAGTACACCGATCAATTGTCATGACCATGAACGCAACCATAAAGTGCCTCCTCCAATAAAACCGAAACCACTTGTTCCAAGAACAAATGTCAAAAAACTGGATCCTAACCTCCTGAAAACAATTGAGGCAGGTATTGGCAAAAACCCCAGGAGACAGCCTTCTCGAGTGACTGCGGCACCACCAGAAGATACAGACCCATCTGACAACTATGCTGAACCTATTGACACGATTTACAAGCATAAAGGCTTTGCAGATGATATCTATGCGGTTCCAGAGGATAGTCAGAATCGTATTATTAAAGTTCAGAACTCAATTGTTATAAATACCCAAggtgaggaagaaaatggattttctgatAGAGTTTCCAAAAGTCATGGGGAAAGAAGGCCTTCAAAATACAAGTACAAGTCTAAGACACTGTTCAGCAAAGCCAAGTCTTACTATAGGAGAACACATTCAGATGCGAGTGATGATGAGGCTTTTACCACCTCTAAAACTAAATGGAAAGGAAGACATCGTGGAAGTGAAGAAGACCCACTTCTTTCACCTGTTGAAACATGGAAGGGTGGCATAGATAATCCTGCTATTACATCGGATCAAGAATTagatgacaaaaaaatgaaaaagaaaccccacaaaGTAAAAGAAGATAAGAAG CCgaaaaagaaaactaagacATTCAATCCTCCAATCCGTAGAAACTGGGAAAGTAATTACTTTGGGATGCCCCTACAAGATTTGGTTACACCTGAGAAACCAATACCTCTGTTTGTTGAAAAATGTGTGCAATTCATTGAAGATACAG GATTATGTACTGAAGGCCTGTACCGTGTTAGTGGGAATAAAACAGATCAAGACAACATTCAAAAACAGTTTGATCAAG atcATAATATCAGTCTAGAATCAATGGGAGTAACAGTGAATGCTGTGGCTGGGgctctgaaagctttttttgCAGATCTGCCAGATCCGTTAGTTCCTTACTCATTGCATCAAGAGTTGTTAGAAACATCAA AAATCATGGATAAGACAGAACGGCTACACGAGTTAAAAGAGATTGTGAAGAAATTCCATCCAGTGAACTATGATGTCTTCAGATACATAATAACACATCTAAACAG GGTTAGTCAGCAATATAAGACCAACCTTATGACTGCTGATAACTTATCGATTTGTTTCTGGCCTACTTTGATGAGACctgattttgaaaacagagagTTACTTTCTACCACCAAAATCCACCAATCAGTTATAGAGACCTTCATTCAACAatgtcagtttttcttttacaacGGGGAGATTGTAGAAGCACCCAACCCAGTGGCTTGTCAGCCACCACCCTCCAACCCGGTGCAGATGGTGGAACCCATGGTacccctgcagctgccacccccgctgcagcctcagctgatACAGTCGCAGCTACCAGCAGACCCTCTTGGTATTATATAG